The stretch of DNA AAATTTACTCGAAGAAAAAAGGTTAGCAAGCCGAGCCATCAACTCGAAGGCtactctctccaccaaaccaaaCCCCAATCCTAAAATCTTCCCAATCTcgccatggcgccgccgccgacgacgaccactgccgccgccgccgcagccgcagccaccgccatggccgccggcgtccgccaccgccagcacttcctccgccgcggagtcctcccctcgccggcctccccgcTCCCGTTCGCGTCCCGTGTCTcgtccgcctcctcgcccctccgcctcccgccgccccgcttctccctctcccccatCCCCAAGacgctctcctcctcgtcgtcgtcgcatgTTCCGGTGCGCTCGCTCTTCACCGGCATCGTCGAGGACGTCGGCAGCGTGCGCCGCATcggcccgccgccgtccggaggctggggcggcggcggcgaagcccCCGGCGTTGACCTCGAGGTGGAGACCAAGACCCTCCTCGCCGGCACGCAGCTCGGGGACAGCGTCGCGGTCGACGGCACCTGCCTCACCGTCGCGTCCATCGACCCGGCGGCGTCCACCCTCACCTTCGGCGTCGCGCCGGAGACCCTCCGCCGGACGTCCCTCGGCGACCGCtcccccggcgacggcgtcaaCCTCGAGCGCGCGCTCACGCCGGCGTCCCGCATGGGGGGGCACTTCGTGCAGGGCCACGTCGACGGCACGGGCGAGATCGCCGCGTTCCGGCCCGAGGGCGACTCGCTCTGGGTCACCGTGCGCGCGCCTCCCGAGATCCTGCGGCTGCTCGTGCCCAAGggcttcgtcgccgtcgacggcacCAGCCTCACCGTCGTCAATGTGGACGAGGATGCCGGGTGGTTCGACTTCATGCTCGTGAGGTACACCCAGGACAACATCGTGCTGCCCAAGAAGAAGGTTGGGGACAAGGTGAACCTTGAGGCCGATATACTTGGCAAGTACGTCGAGAAGCTCCTCGCCGGGAGGGTGGAGGCGATGTCGAAAGCGGATTCGTGAATTGCAGATTGTTGCGCTGACAACAACTACTCAGTCAATTATGTGGTATCCATAAAGTGCTATCTTTTGAGATGAATAAATTGCAATCCTATTTCTATGAGTAATGGTGCATTTCTTATCTGTGAGATGTCTAGTGGAAAGCTATTGGGTGGGCTGCAATTGATAATGGATGCATGCTTGTGACCAATTGATTTTGGGAACACTGCCTTATTCATATTGTTTTGTTGTTACGATGTTGTTGCTTGCTAGGAATGCTGCATGTTTTTATCGATACACGTAATGTTTCATCCTAGGACCGCCTTTAAGTTAGTGTCTGATCAATGGCATGTCATGTATGTTAAAGAGGTTAGTGGCCAACTGGTTATTTCTTTCTCCAATATATTGTTTCCATGCAGTGTCATAATATTTGCATATGTACATTGCCTGAGAATACTATGTTCTGTTTTTAGGTGGTAGTAGCATACTAGGGCGATTTTCTGCTGCCGTGAAGATTGCATTTGCTGGAAATGGAATGTGATGTAGGACTGCATTGGTTTTAGTATCTATCTGCATAGTTTCTTAATGCAATTATGA from Oryza brachyantha chromosome 12, ObraRS2, whole genome shotgun sequence encodes:
- the LOC121055981 gene encoding riboflavin synthase, producing the protein MAPPPTTTTAAAAAAAATAMAAGVRHRQHFLRRGVLPSPASPLPFASRVSSASSPLRLPPPRFSLSPIPKTLSSSSSSHVPVRSLFTGIVEDVGSVRRIGPPPSGGWGGGGEAPGVDLEVETKTLLAGTQLGDSVAVDGTCLTVASIDPAASTLTFGVAPETLRRTSLGDRSPGDGVNLERALTPASRMGGHFVQGHVDGTGEIAAFRPEGDSLWVTVRAPPEILRLLVPKGFVAVDGTSLTVVNVDEDAGWFDFMLVRYTQDNIVLPKKKVGDKVNLEADILGKYVEKLLAGRVEAMSKADS